Part of the bacterium genome, GCTGGGAACGCCATTGGATGGCGGCTCGGGTCAGCTCGACTCCGCTGCGGAGGTGTAGCTTCTTCTTGATCCGGGCGTAATAAGTCTCAATGGTCCTGAGATTGGCGCCGAGGTCGGCGGCGATTTTGCGCGGGAAGGAGCCCTCGCCGAGGAGCCGGAAAATTTCCAGCTCTCGATTGCTCAACTTGCAGACGTAACTCCGGAGCCGGTCCTCTCCGACCGATTCGACCCGGTGGATCATACGGTCTCGGACGGTCGAGCTAAGGAAAGTCTCGCCGGCTAAGACCGCGCGGACCGCCGCGAGAATTGTTTGAGAAGCTTCTTCCTTGATGATGTAGCCGCCGGCTCCGGCGCGAAGGGCCCGTTCGGCGTAATGAGCCTCCTTCTGCACGGAAAGAACCAAGATGGCGACTTTGGGATGCTCGCGGTGGATGGATTCAATCAAATCGTAGGCCAGAACCCCATTGAGGAAGAGATCGGTCAAGACCAGGTGGGGCTTGGCGTCGTTCAAGGCGGCGAGGGCGGAAGCGGCATCCTCGGCTTGAGCGCAGACCCGGAGATCCTCGGCCTCGTCGAGGAATGCGGCCAAGCCTCGAAGCACGACCGGATGGTCGTCGATCACCATGATTCGTTTTGGACTAGGCTTTTTCATCGGGTTTTCCGCCGGCGGGA contains:
- a CDS encoding response regulator transcription factor, coding for MKKPSPKRIMVIDDHPVVLRGLAAFLDEAEDLRVCAQAEDAASALAALNDAKPHLVLTDLFLNGVLAYDLIESIHREHPKVAILVLSVQKEAHYAERALRAGAGGYIIKEEASQTILAAVRAVLAGETFLSSTVRDRMIHRVESVGEDRLRSYVCKLSNRELEIFRLLGEGSFPRKIAADLGANLRTIETYYARIKKKLHLRSGVELTRAAIQWRSQL